A single region of the Buteo buteo chromosome 16, bButBut1.hap1.1, whole genome shotgun sequence genome encodes:
- the OPRD1 gene encoding delta-type opioid receptor isoform X1, with translation MELLPTELPTELPTAAGTTWGNGTAWAPLPGHGVNETGPQRAKNATSILIAIVITALYSVVCVVGLLGNVLVMYGIVRYTKMKTATNIYIFNLALADALATSTLPFQSAKYLMETWPFGELLCKVVLSIDYYNMFTSIFTLTMMSVDRYVAVCHPVKALDFRTPAKAKVINVCIWVLSSLIGVPIMAMAVTKSKDGMVLCTLQFPDPPIYWDTVTKICVFIFAFMVPILVITICYGLMILRLKSVRLLSGSKEKDRNLRRITRMVLVVVAAFIICWTPIHIFVIVWTLVDIDKKNPYVVASLHFCIALGYTNSSLNPVLYAFLDENFKRCFREFCLPFRARVDQNSFSRARNTTRERISTCTPSEARNKPA, from the exons ATGGAGCTGCTGCCCACGGAGCTGCCCACGGAGCTGCCCACGGCTGCCGGCACCACCTGGGGCAACGGGACCGCCTGGGCCCCCCTGCCCGGCCACGGGGTCAACGAGACGGGGCCGCAGCGGGCCAAGAACGCCACGTCCATCCTCATCGCCATCGTCATCACGGCGCTCTACTCCGTGGTGTGCgtggtggggctgctgggcaaCGTCCTGGTCATGTACGGCATCGTCAG GTACACCAAGATGAAGACGGCCACCAACATCTATATCTTCAACCTGGCCCTGGCAGACGCGCTGGCCACCAGCACGCTGCCCTTCCAGAGCGCCAAGTACTTGATGGAGACCTGGCCCTTCggggagctgctctgcaaagTCGTGCTCTCCATTGACTACTACAACATGTTCACCAGTATCTTCACGCTCACCATGATGAGCGTGGACCGCTACGTCGCCGTGTGTCACCCGGTCAAGGCCCTGGACTTCCGCacgccggccaaggccaaggTCATCAATGTCTGCATCTGGGTGCTCTCCTCCCTCATCGGGGTGCCCATCATGGCCATGGCAGTCACCAAGTCAAAAG ATGGGATGGTGCTGTGCACGCTCCAGTTTCCTGATCCTCCCATCTACTGGGACACCGTGACCAAGATCTGCGTCTTCATCTTCGCCTTCATGGTCCCCATCTTGGTCATCACCATCTGCTACGGGCTGATGATCCTTCGACTGAAGAGCGTCCGCCTCCTCTCGGGCTCCAAGGAGAAAGACCGCAACCTGCGGCGCATCACGCGcatggtgctggtggtggtggcggccTTCATCATCTGCTGGACGCCCATCCACATCTTTGTCATCGTCTGGACGCTGGTGGACATAGACAAGAAGAACCCCTACGTGGTGGCCAGCCTGCATTTCTGCATCGCCCTGGGTTATACCAACAGCAGCCTCAACCCCGTCCTTTACGCTTTCCTGGATGAAAATTTCAAGAGGTGTTTCCGAGAGTTTTGCCTGCCTTTCCGAGCACGCGTGGACCAGAACAGCTTCTCCCGTGCCAGAAACACCACGCGGGAGCGCATCTCCACCTGCACCCCTTCTGAAGCCCGCAACAAGCCGGCATGA
- the OPRD1 gene encoding delta-type opioid receptor isoform X2 yields the protein MYTKMKTATNIYIFNLALADALATSTLPFQSAKYLMETWPFGELLCKVVLSIDYYNMFTSIFTLTMMSVDRYVAVCHPVKALDFRTPAKAKVINVCIWVLSSLIGVPIMAMAVTKSKDGMVLCTLQFPDPPIYWDTVTKICVFIFAFMVPILVITICYGLMILRLKSVRLLSGSKEKDRNLRRITRMVLVVVAAFIICWTPIHIFVIVWTLVDIDKKNPYVVASLHFCIALGYTNSSLNPVLYAFLDENFKRCFREFCLPFRARVDQNSFSRARNTTRERISTCTPSEARNKPA from the exons AT GTACACCAAGATGAAGACGGCCACCAACATCTATATCTTCAACCTGGCCCTGGCAGACGCGCTGGCCACCAGCACGCTGCCCTTCCAGAGCGCCAAGTACTTGATGGAGACCTGGCCCTTCggggagctgctctgcaaagTCGTGCTCTCCATTGACTACTACAACATGTTCACCAGTATCTTCACGCTCACCATGATGAGCGTGGACCGCTACGTCGCCGTGTGTCACCCGGTCAAGGCCCTGGACTTCCGCacgccggccaaggccaaggTCATCAATGTCTGCATCTGGGTGCTCTCCTCCCTCATCGGGGTGCCCATCATGGCCATGGCAGTCACCAAGTCAAAAG ATGGGATGGTGCTGTGCACGCTCCAGTTTCCTGATCCTCCCATCTACTGGGACACCGTGACCAAGATCTGCGTCTTCATCTTCGCCTTCATGGTCCCCATCTTGGTCATCACCATCTGCTACGGGCTGATGATCCTTCGACTGAAGAGCGTCCGCCTCCTCTCGGGCTCCAAGGAGAAAGACCGCAACCTGCGGCGCATCACGCGcatggtgctggtggtggtggcggccTTCATCATCTGCTGGACGCCCATCCACATCTTTGTCATCGTCTGGACGCTGGTGGACATAGACAAGAAGAACCCCTACGTGGTGGCCAGCCTGCATTTCTGCATCGCCCTGGGTTATACCAACAGCAGCCTCAACCCCGTCCTTTACGCTTTCCTGGATGAAAATTTCAAGAGGTGTTTCCGAGAGTTTTGCCTGCCTTTCCGAGCACGCGTGGACCAGAACAGCTTCTCCCGTGCCAGAAACACCACGCGGGAGCGCATCTCCACCTGCACCCCTTCTGAAGCCCGCAACAAGCCGGCATGA